In a single window of the Cucumis melo cultivar AY chromosome 11, USDA_Cmelo_AY_1.0, whole genome shotgun sequence genome:
- the LOC127144033 gene encoding uncharacterized protein LOC127144033 isoform X2, with translation MSYRPSNFMETDDMFLQFEDDLDNNIAGGSSSVGDNTESSSQQTTPTPRRRAQSRLLELERHVAINGRIPMTIAPGAEKPISPHAVRFSQAIGVCVRKTFPVRCLKWTDVGREYIEVVKGDLQRFFVLDFNDQAMNRFVEHQMLTTFKEFRADCHKHFKKYSDPEEARANPPNALVGRDEEWHFLCDHYISRAFQEQSRTNKAARQKQPYNHSSGSKSFLQRQHELAERRGQPVDRVELFRETHVRAGTFVSQAAEDAHPIPEGSQPLSEDEICDQVLGRRPGYSKGLGWGPKPKARRTASASSSSTSCSQSTQKEIELQAKLHEALERIEVQDRNHQALASQVEAMKKMIEDLTRAQQGPPHDP, from the exons atgtcatatcgaccatcaaattttatggagacggacgatatgttcctccagtttgaggacgatttagataataacatcgcgggagggtcatcatctgtgggcgacaatacgg agtcttcttctcaacaaacgactccgactcctaggagacgtgcgcagtctcgactcttggagttagagcgccacgttgcaataaatgggcgcattccgatgacgatcgcccctggagcggagaagcctatttctccacacgccgttcgcttcagccaggcgataggcgtgtgcgtgcgaaagacatttcccgtccgctgtcttaagtggacggacgttgggagagaatacattgaggtcgtcaagggcgacctccag cgattctttgtgcttgatttcaatgatcaagcaatgaacaggtttgttgagcatcagatgctcacgacctttaaagagttccgggccgactgtcataaacatttcaaaaagtacagcgacccggaggaggctcgtgccaacccaccaaacgcattggttggacgtgatgaggaatggcacttcctctgcgaccattatatcagccgtgcattccag gagcaatcacggacaaacaaggctgctagacagaagcagccttacaatcatagtagcgggtccaagtcgtttctacaacgacagcatgagctcgctgaaagaagagggcagccggtcgatcgtgtggaattgttccgggaaacacacgttcgagctgggacattcgtgtcgcaagccgccgaggatgcgcat cctatcccagagggtagtcagccactctctgaggatgagatatgcgatcaggtgttgggtagacgaccaggctactcaaaaggccttggttggggacccaagccgaaggcccgcagaacggcaagtgcaagcagttcgtcgacatcttgttcgcagtccacacaaaaagagattgaattacaagctaaacttcatgaagctttggaacggattgaagtacaagatagaaatcaccaagcattagcttcacaagtggaagctatgaaaaagatgattgaagacctaactcgtgcacaacagggaccaccacatgatccctag
- the LOC127144033 gene encoding uncharacterized protein LOC127144033 isoform X1, which yields MSYRPSNFMETDDMFLQFEDDLDNNIAGGSSSVGDNTESSSQQTTPTPRRRAQSRLLELERHVAINGRIPMTIAPGAEKPISPHAVRFSQAIGVCVRKTFPVRCLKWTDVGREYIEVVKGDLQRFFVLDFNDQAMNRFVEHQMLTTFKEFRADCHKHFKKYSDPEEARANPPNALVGRDEEWHFLCDHYISRAFQEQSRTNKAARQKQPYNHSSGSKSFLQRQHELAERRGQPVDRVELFRETHVRAGTFVSQAAEDAHNQMLELQSQPIPEGSQPLSEDEICDQVLGRRPGYSKGLGWGPKPKARRTASASSSSTSCSQSTQKEIELQAKLHEALERIEVQDRNHQALASQVEAMKKMIEDLTRAQQGPPHDP from the exons atgtcatatcgaccatcaaattttatggagacggacgatatgttcctccagtttgaggacgatttagataataacatcgcgggagggtcatcatctgtgggcgacaatacgg agtcttcttctcaacaaacgactccgactcctaggagacgtgcgcagtctcgactcttggagttagagcgccacgttgcaataaatgggcgcattccgatgacgatcgcccctggagcggagaagcctatttctccacacgccgttcgcttcagccaggcgataggcgtgtgcgtgcgaaagacatttcccgtccgctgtcttaagtggacggacgttgggagagaatacattgaggtcgtcaagggcgacctccag cgattctttgtgcttgatttcaatgatcaagcaatgaacaggtttgttgagcatcagatgctcacgacctttaaagagttccgggccgactgtcataaacatttcaaaaagtacagcgacccggaggaggctcgtgccaacccaccaaacgcattggttggacgtgatgaggaatggcacttcctctgcgaccattatatcagccgtgcattccag gagcaatcacggacaaacaaggctgctagacagaagcagccttacaatcatagtagcgggtccaagtcgtttctacaacgacagcatgagctcgctgaaagaagagggcagccggtcgatcgtgtggaattgttccgggaaacacacgttcgagctgggacattcgtgtcgcaagccgccgaggatgcgcat aatcaaatgctggaactccaatcccagcctatcccagagggtagtcagccactctctgaggatgagatatgcgatcaggtgttgggtagacgaccaggctactcaaaaggccttggttggggacccaagccgaaggcccgcagaacggcaagtgcaagcagttcgtcgacatcttgttcgcagtccacacaaaaagagattgaattacaagctaaacttcatgaagctttggaacggattgaagtacaagatagaaatcaccaagcattagcttcacaagtggaagctatgaaaaagatgattgaagacctaactcgtgcacaacagggaccaccacatgatccctag